In Paenibacillus sp. FSL M7-0420, a single genomic region encodes these proteins:
- the licT gene encoding BglG family transcription antiterminator LicT: MIIEKIFNNNAIIAKDSGKDELVVMGRGIGFKKSPGDPVDVSLIEKTFVLKRNDASEKFKALMADAPAEYVALSYDIIEYAKQTLKARLSDYIYVTLTDHLTHALRLHEQGIHNDNPLLWEIQRCYPREYAIGHHAMGMIEQDTRIRLPEDEAGNIALHLINAQMNSSGNKIADLTRQTQQIDDILNIVKYSYNNEIDEHTVSYERFITHLRYFFQRSRKQESEESVDDFLLKQVRVKYRKAHNCVLKIEKYLDLKLLDEEILYLTIHIQRVTQRQTE; encoded by the coding sequence TTGATTATCGAGAAGATTTTCAATAACAATGCCATTATTGCCAAGGATTCAGGTAAGGATGAATTGGTTGTTATGGGACGCGGCATCGGCTTCAAGAAGAGCCCGGGTGATCCGGTGGATGTCTCTCTGATCGAGAAGACATTTGTACTGAAGCGAAATGACGCGTCCGAGAAATTCAAGGCCTTAATGGCGGATGCCCCCGCCGAATATGTAGCCTTAAGCTATGACATTATCGAGTATGCGAAGCAGACGCTGAAGGCCCGCCTGAGCGATTATATTTATGTGACCCTGACGGATCATTTGACTCATGCGCTGAGGCTTCATGAGCAGGGCATCCATAATGACAATCCGCTTCTCTGGGAGATTCAGCGCTGTTATCCGAGGGAGTATGCCATCGGACATCATGCTATGGGGATGATTGAGCAGGATACGCGTATCCGCCTGCCGGAGGATGAAGCCGGGAACATTGCACTCCACCTGATCAACGCGCAAATGAACAGCTCGGGCAACAAGATTGCAGATCTTACCAGGCAGACCCAGCAGATTGATGACATCCTCAATATTGTTAAGTATTCCTATAACAACGAAATTGATGAGCATACCGTCAGCTACGAACGGTTCATCACCCACCTGCGGTATTTCTTCCAGCGTTCGCGCAAGCAGGAGTCTGAGGAGTCCGTGGACGATTTTCTGCTCAAGCAGGTGAGGGTGAAATACAGGAAGGCGCATAACTGTGTGCTCAAAATCGAGAAGTATCTGGACCTGAAGCTCCTGGATGA
- a CDS encoding toxic anion resistance protein — MSFTMEIPSPEKLKSVIEEQVQPEPEEVTRLKEQAINNVSSILELDFESLEKRKAVLQSIDSFGMGTMRSSSEKNSLLQVSVGNLSKTGDEGGQVAKGLTELHQQLKDLDPSAVDFAKSGFLGKFFHPLRNYFAKYQKADAVISDIILSLDKGKAVLKNDNTTLEIEQQTLRELTKRLKKEIQLGILMDEEIEKQIEAAKQRSEDEDKVRFITEEVLFPLRQRVMDLQQMLVVNQQGIMAIEVVIRNNKELIRGVDRARNVTVSALKISVTVASALYNQKIVLQKIELLNQTTDNLISGTSRMLKEQGAAIHKQSLETSISVDTLKQAFTDVLSALDSISTYKQEALPKMRETIIQFRELADNGEQQIQRLEKGNTLGL; from the coding sequence ATGTCATTCACCATGGAAATTCCCAGCCCCGAGAAGCTGAAATCGGTCATCGAGGAGCAGGTCCAGCCGGAGCCGGAGGAAGTCACCCGGCTTAAGGAGCAGGCGATTAATAATGTCTCCAGTATCCTGGAGCTGGACTTCGAGTCTCTCGAGAAACGCAAGGCCGTGCTGCAGTCGATTGACAGCTTCGGGATGGGCACCATGCGCTCCTCGTCGGAGAAGAACTCCCTGCTTCAGGTATCGGTGGGCAATCTGTCCAAGACCGGGGATGAAGGCGGCCAGGTCGCCAAGGGATTAACCGAGCTGCATCAGCAACTCAAGGATCTGGACCCCAGCGCGGTCGATTTCGCCAAAAGCGGGTTCCTCGGCAAGTTTTTCCACCCCCTGCGTAATTATTTCGCCAAATATCAAAAGGCTGATGCCGTCATCTCAGATATTATTCTATCCCTGGATAAAGGCAAAGCCGTGCTGAAGAATGACAACACAACCCTTGAGATTGAACAGCAGACCCTGCGGGAGCTGACCAAGCGGCTTAAGAAGGAGATTCAGCTCGGCATCCTGATGGATGAGGAAATCGAGAAGCAGATTGAAGCGGCCAAGCAGCGCAGTGAAGATGAGGATAAGGTGCGGTTCATTACGGAGGAGGTCCTGTTCCCGCTGCGCCAGCGGGTGATGGATCTGCAGCAGATGCTCGTGGTCAATCAGCAGGGCATTATGGCTATTGAGGTTGTCATCCGCAACAACAAGGAACTGATCCGCGGAGTCGACAGAGCCAGGAATGTTACGGTATCTGCGCTCAAAATTTCGGTTACAGTGGCCAGCGCCTTGTATAACCAGAAGATCGTCCTCCAAAAAATCGAGCTGCTGAACCAGACCACCGACAATCTGATCAGCGGCACCTCCAGAATGCTAAAGGAGCAGGGTGCAGCTATCCACAAGCAATCGCTCGAAACCAGTATTTCGGTCGATACGCTGAAGCAGGCCTTCACCGACGTCCTCTCTGCCCTGGATTCGATCAGCACCTACAAGCAGGAGGCGCTCCCCAAGATGCGTGAGACGATTATCCAGTTCCGGGAGCTGGCAGATAACGGCGAACAGCAGATTCAGCGGCTGGAAAAGGGCAATACGCTCGGGCTGTAG
- a CDS encoding DMT family transporter yields the protein MKYLISVLVGAMSYGILSTIVVLAYGQGYKLGEVVGTQLLTGCILAWLLALYTKLRANRKQRGTANVTAPAKAVPTRLTWKHRVLLMLAGAPTVVTGLLYYQSLRYIPASLAIILLFQFTWISVLIQAVSKRQRPDKITVLTLILLFGGTLLAAGILNQGAAEFNLLGLMLGLLSAVSYSMFIIFSGKAVPSAHPAYRSAWMVTGGLVLLCILFPPTFLFNGMLWGPLLLFGFLLGLFGAFIPPLLFAIGVPHIGGGMAGILGAVELPVAVLMSSFVLQEHVSLLQWTGVVLVLLGVVLPELYKLRWGNAQSMSSSSV from the coding sequence ATGAAATACTTAATCTCCGTACTTGTAGGGGCTATGAGCTACGGCATTTTATCAACGATTGTTGTATTGGCCTACGGGCAGGGTTACAAGCTGGGAGAGGTGGTCGGCACCCAGCTCTTAACCGGCTGTATTCTCGCCTGGCTGCTTGCGTTATATACCAAGCTCAGAGCGAACCGCAAACAACGCGGCACAGCGAACGTTACGGCACCCGCCAAGGCGGTTCCCACCCGGCTGACCTGGAAGCACAGAGTGCTGCTGATGCTGGCCGGTGCGCCAACCGTGGTTACCGGTCTGCTGTATTACCAGTCGCTCCGGTATATTCCGGCTTCGCTGGCGATTATCCTGCTGTTCCAGTTCACCTGGATCAGTGTGCTGATTCAGGCGGTCAGCAAACGTCAACGCCCTGACAAAATCACGGTGCTGACGCTGATCCTGCTGTTCGGCGGAACCCTGCTGGCTGCAGGTATTCTGAATCAGGGCGCTGCCGAGTTTAACCTGCTGGGGCTGATGCTCGGACTACTATCGGCAGTAAGCTACTCCATGTTTATTATCTTCAGCGGCAAAGCCGTTCCATCGGCCCATCCGGCCTACCGGAGCGCCTGGATGGTCACTGGCGGCCTGGTGCTGCTGTGTATCCTGTTCCCGCCGACCTTCCTGTTTAACGGCATGCTATGGGGACCGCTGCTGCTGTTCGGCTTCCTGCTGGGCTTGTTCGGCGCCTTTATCCCGCCGCTGCTGTTCGCTATCGGGGTTCCGCATATCGGCGGCGGTATGGCCGGTATTCTGGGCGCCGTCGAACTGCCTGTGGCTGTCTTAATGTCCTCGTTCGTATTGCAAGAGCATGTAAGTCTTCTGCAATGGACCGGAGTGGTGCTGGTGCTGCTGGGTGTGGTATTGCCGGAGCTGTATAAGCTGCGGTGGGGTAATGCTCAGAGCATGAGTTCGTCATCGGTCTGA
- a CDS encoding vWA domain-containing protein → MRKGKTLLILGIIAASVFALVYFGITLTSNLGKSKTEISAEDADKRLNRIYKDINVTSAEPVKGQIDLDPASIGDSLPDISKFPISIESTTDSFVEIFSSTEKSGTGNDGWLNEVAADFNASNPVVDGKPVSVAIRNIASGTAADYIRSGKYVPDAFTPSNELWGEMVKASGVQAELVTKRLTGNVAGVVMSKQKYDQLVDKYGSINVKTITDAIAANELAMGYTDPFASSTGLNFLVTALSTFDSTDLLGDKAVQGFEKFQANVPFIASTTLQMREAAKSGMLDAFVLEYQTFVNAKDLTSGYVFTPFGVRHDSPLYALGQLPPEKLAIIKKFGEFVQQDKYQKTAADKGFNGLADYVSELAPVDGSILSSAQKLWKEKKNGSKPIAAVFVADVSGSMAGEPLNRLKESLLKGQKFLGKDNSIGFVSYSSDVTINLPIGKYDTNQQSMFVGAINSLQPVGGTATFDGLVVAMKMLKDELAVNPDMKPLIFVLSDGETNEGHSLDDIRGLIETYKIPVYTIGYNANIKALESISSINEAANINADTEDVVYKIGNLLNVQM, encoded by the coding sequence ATGAGGAAAGGCAAAACACTGCTCATACTCGGCATTATCGCCGCCTCCGTCTTCGCACTTGTCTATTTCGGCATTACCTTAACGTCCAATCTGGGCAAATCCAAGACAGAAATCTCTGCCGAAGACGCCGACAAAAGACTGAACCGCATCTATAAGGATATCAACGTGACCAGTGCTGAGCCTGTAAAAGGGCAGATCGATCTTGATCCGGCATCCATCGGCGATTCATTGCCCGATATCTCCAAGTTCCCCATCTCCATAGAGAGCACCACGGACAGCTTCGTCGAGATTTTCTCCTCCACGGAGAAGTCAGGAACAGGCAATGACGGCTGGCTGAATGAGGTCGCCGCTGATTTCAACGCTTCCAATCCCGTGGTCGACGGCAAGCCGGTCTCTGTCGCCATCCGCAATATCGCTTCAGGAACGGCCGCCGATTATATCCGCTCCGGCAAATATGTGCCTGACGCCTTCACCCCCTCTAATGAGCTATGGGGCGAGATGGTCAAAGCCAGCGGCGTGCAGGCCGAATTGGTTACGAAGCGCCTGACCGGCAACGTAGCCGGAGTGGTAATGAGCAAACAGAAATACGATCAGCTGGTCGATAAATACGGCTCGATCAACGTGAAGACGATTACTGATGCCATTGCGGCTAATGAGCTGGCGATGGGGTACACCGATCCTTTTGCCAGCTCCACGGGGCTTAATTTCCTGGTCACCGCACTGAGTACGTTCGACAGTACGGATCTGCTGGGAGACAAGGCGGTTCAAGGCTTCGAGAAGTTCCAGGCCAACGTGCCCTTCATCGCCTCCACCACCCTGCAAATGCGGGAAGCGGCGAAATCCGGCATGCTGGATGCCTTCGTCCTTGAGTATCAGACCTTCGTCAATGCGAAGGATCTGACCAGCGGCTATGTATTCACCCCGTTCGGGGTAAGACATGACAGCCCGCTGTATGCACTCGGGCAGCTGCCGCCGGAGAAGCTGGCGATCATCAAGAAGTTCGGCGAATTCGTCCAGCAGGATAAGTACCAGAAGACGGCTGCGGACAAGGGCTTCAACGGCCTGGCGGACTACGTCTCCGAGCTGGCACCGGTTGACGGCTCCATTCTCTCCTCAGCCCAGAAGCTTTGGAAGGAGAAAAAGAACGGCAGCAAACCGATTGCTGCAGTGTTCGTAGCCGATGTCTCAGGCAGCATGGCCGGCGAGCCGCTGAACCGTCTCAAGGAGTCTCTGCTGAAGGGCCAGAAATTCCTCGGCAAGGACAACAGCATCGGCTTTGTCTCCTATTCCAGTGATGTGACCATCAATCTGCCCATCGGCAAGTATGACACCAATCAGCAGTCCATGTTCGTAGGAGCGATTAACAGCCTTCAGCCTGTGGGCGGCACGGCTACCTTCGACGGGTTGGTGGTTGCGATGAAGATGCTGAAGGATGAGCTGGCGGTGAACCCGGATATGAAGCCCCTGATCTTCGTGCTTAGCGACGGGGAGACCAACGAAGGCCATTCCCTGGATGATATCCGGGGCCTGATCGAGACTTACAAAATTCCGGTATACACCATCGGGTATAATGCCAATATCAAGGCACTGGAGAGCATTTCCAGCATCAACGAGGCGGCCAATATCAACGCTGACACAGAGGATGTAGTTTACAAAATCGGAAACCTGCTCAACGTGCAAATGTAG